GCTGCCAGCGCACCGAGAGTCCCCACTGACCACTGTCACGGGCATCCTTGTCGTCGTAGCCGTACTCCTTCATACCCTCGCCGATCACGTTAAAGGTCGACCAGTAGCTACCCACTGGTGGCAGCTCGCTCTTGTTCCAGCCGAACTGGTAATAGGTCTCGACGTTGATGCCGTAGCCCAGCCCCGTGGCGACACTGAGCATCGGCGCCGGTAGCACAGCCTCCTTGAGCTGCACTCCCGGGCTCGACAGCGCCTGGAAATCGTAGGCGTTGGTGGCGTTGATGCCGCCCACCGCGAACAGGCTCTCACCCCAGTTGATAACCTGGTTGCCCAGGCGCGCCCGCACTCGCTGATCCCCCACATCGAAGGTCTTGCTCACCCACAGATCGAGCAGGCGCGTCTTGAACTTCAGTTCGTCACGCGCATCATCGGTCAGCCCATCGCTGCCGATATCCGAACCCGCGGCTTGCCAACCCTGCGTTTCCGCACCCAGCGTCCCGGTAGTGTGGGTGGCAGCAAAGTCACGCTTCCAGCTGCCACGCGCCATGAAGGTGAGATCCTCGGGAAACTTCAACACCAGCTCGTGCATACCCTTGAGGTAGTTGGTGAACAGGTCACCCTTGTCATAGTTCAGGTTGCCCTGGTCACCGATCCCGGAGACAGTCGCATCCAGGCATCCAGCCGGCGCGCCACCGCCAGTGGCACCGGCGTTGACCAGATCGCAGCCCTGAGACTGAGCGCGCACGCCCATGCCCCAACCAATGGTGGAATCGAACGAGCCCCGGACATTGTCCGTCTCGAAGGTGAAGCCCATGGCCAGAGGCGCAGCGCAGGCAATAGCCAGACCCGATGCTTTAGCAATTGTTCTTTTCATGTCGGCTCCTAGATTCGCCATTAGCGCTCGCTGATGGATCGCAGGTTGTCGGATGTATAGAAATCGCGCTTATGCCGCGGGTTACCAGCGCTCTCGGTCTGCCAGTGGAGATCCTTGCTAGCGCCGATGGTGGTCAAGTCGTAGAGGTAGCGGCCATCTGCCAGGTTGTACTGCACCAGAGCCTGCATATCGCAAGCACCGGTCTCGTACACAGGGATCGTGAAGCCCTCACGCACCTTCCAGACCTGCCCTTGCTTGTCGTAATCGACGGCCATCAGGGCGTTCCAGCTATCCTCGTCGATGTAGAAAAGCCGCTTCGGCGCCTGGTGACGCATCCCCTGACGGACATTGGCCTCAACGACCCACACGCGATGGAGCTCGTAGCGGCGCGACTCAGGTGCGAGCGAGCCCTCCTGAGCAACCTCTTCGACCTTGGCGGAGGTGTCGTAGGCGCCAAAAGCGTTGTAGGAGACAATCAACTCCTGCTTGCCGATCAGCTTCCAGTCGAAGCGATCCAGGGGCCCGAAGAAGACGTTCGCTTCATCGACGGTGTACTGGTTATCCAGGCCAATCTGCGGGGCGTCGTAGGAGTAGGCGGGCATGCGCCGTACACGCCGCTGACCAGGAAAATAATAGAAGGTGGCCGACTGCTCTCCGGCTGTGAGGGTTCCCACGGCAGCCTGCCCCGCCAGGGCAGCCGGCTCCAGGAAAGAAAAGTACGTGGCGTTTTCCAGCCGGCCTACGGAAGAGAACAGCGCACTTCCCTTCGCTCCCCAAGGGGTAAAGAAGGACAGGTCATTCGAGATGCGCAGCCAATCCCCGCCCCCCTTGCGCGGCGAGACCCCAGCGATGGTCTTGGGAATATCGATACCGACGCCGCGGTAGCGCATCTTCATGTTCAACATGACCTCGACGCCGGTGGTCGGCAGCGGAAACGGAACGCCTGGTACATAGGCATCCTGCAGGGCAAGACCACTGGCATCGAGGGTGGCGAAACCGACGTTTTTCTTGGTGTTCTCGGCAACGAAGTCCGGCACACCGCAGCTGCGGCGGGTGGGGTACACGTCCATGCGATAGCCCGGCACTTTCTTGAACAGCTCCAGCTGGCCCGGCGACAGCTTGCTCGCGTACTGCGCGACATTGTTGGCGTCGATACTGTAGAGCGACTTGTCGTCCTTGAACTTCCAGTGCTGGCCACGCACCTGGCCGTAGCTCCAACCCACGTCCTGCTGACCAGGCGGAGTCCAGGCCGGAATCACCCCATCGGCACTTGCAGCAACCTCACCTCCTAGCGGCGTCAGCTTCGTACCCAGCAACGCAACGTCCTGCTCTGCCGCCTGAACCGAACAAATTGCAGTCGATGCTGCAATGGCCACGAGCAGATGCCTGACCCCACAGCGGGTGGAAATGCCGGCTTCTGGGTACTCAATCACTTCATTCATAGGAGGATCCTCACGGGACTTGACCGGCGGCACGCTCATCCTGGAAGGACGAATCGGCTCATGCCACACCTTTTAATCAAATGACATGGTCAATTGACCAAGTCCAGTGAACAAAGCAAGCAATATGCCAACGACAGTTATCTAAATATTTTTCGTTAAATATCAGTTACTTATATGAAATAGCTTTTGGCCAACGAAGCGTGCGAACCGAGTAGTGCACCAACGTGTGTCAGCAGACCGCACTACTTTGTGAATTAACGAAACACTCGTTACGAAACTTTCAAGACTGCCGATTGACCTTAAAAGCGCCGCATGTTTTCCAGGGACACGAGACAGCTCAGGCTTCAGAGACGAGCCCATGACCTGGCAAACGAAAATCCGCTAGCATCCGCTGACATTGCCGCCGGATGGCAGTCAGCAATAGCACAGTAGGAATGGAGACTTAACTATGGCCAGAGTAGGCGCTGCACTGCGCAGGCAGGACTTCGTAGAAGCGACTGTGAAAGTGATTGCTGAACATGGGGTGGCCAACGCAACGACTCGACGTATTGCTGCTGCCGCTGGCTGCCCACTGGCCTCACTGCACTACGTCTTCCATACCAAGGACGACCTCTTCTATGCGGTCTATGAGTCGCTTTTCAGCCTGCCGCAGCAAGCTCTGGAGCATGTCCCCGCCGGCACTACCCCTGCTGAAACGGTTGCCGAGGTGCTGCGCCAATCCATCGCATGGTTCAGCGAGAACCCAGACCTGGCTCGGGCGCAATCTGAGCTGTTTTTCTGGACCATGCGCAACAACCCTGAGCTGGCAAGAAAGATCTACACGATGGCTATTGAAGTCACTGAACAGGCCGTAGAGCGGGCCGTCGGCTCATTGCTAGATAAGAATTTTTTGAACGCCACCAGCCGCCTGCTCATTCACCTGACAGATGGCTTACTCATCGCCTGGTCCGCCCATGAAGATTCGACACGACTGAAAGCAGAGACAGAAACAGCCTGCCGGGCATTAGTGCTGCTGTTAGAACACCACTAACCCAAGCGCGCCGATGCCCGCTTACTTGTGTTCCAGCCACACAGGCTCGAATACTGTGGGCTGACACCTGGCCCCTGCCTGATCAATAGCGGTGGGCAAGAGCTATTGCCCGCAGTCGCTCATTGGGAGAAGTGGTCTGGAGAAGGGATATATGCCACATCCAGCACAGTGCCGCCCTGCTCTGCTACCGGCGCGATCACGACGACTCAGTAATGCCTGAAAATCTCGCCAATGCTGGCTACCGGATGCCCGATGCGAGGGTCGACTGCAGGACTCACAGATGGATGCCTGAGAGTGACGATGGCGCTCAAGACCACAGCAAAGGTCAAACACACAAACACGAAGTGACGCATCGCAGCCCTCCTGCATGGGAGCTTTTTTGTTATTGATGCCCTCGAGTCTGGTCTTCGATACGCGCAAAAGCTTGGCATATCACGCCAAAAAATAACCATTTCACGCCCCGCGGCATGAGCAGTGCAAAGCAGCTGCTCTTCTGGCCACACAGGATGTAGATGGCGAAAAGACTGCTGGTCGCGTGCTTATAAGCCTGCACCATTTGCCCTAACGAAGATGCGCCCCAGACGGCTCGACGCCACGATCTGGTATCGTCAGACAGGTATCACCCAGCCCCCTTCGATCTCACCCGGGTCGAAGCACTACACCGTGCAACCGCGTCATCTTCTGGGTAGCGAAATGGCTTCTCTTGTCCGTGGTATTGCCCTGCTAGGGTTTGATGAGTTCGCGATCAGCCAGGGGCTCGAACCCCAAGCCATGCTGGCTGAAATCGGACTACCCAGCGACGCCGTAGATGGCTTGATCTCAGGCTCCGAGTTCGCTGCATTACTAGAGCTATGTGCGAGGCGCTCGTGCAACCCGTTGTTCGGGCTGCAGCTCGGCCTCTACCAGGGGCCACAGGCGCTGGGCAGCCTGCTTTATGTGATCAGAAGCACCAGCACATTGGGTCAGATCCTCGAGGCACTGACTCGTTGCTTCCACTTCCATAACAGCGGAGCGGATCTCCACCTGAAACGGCAAAGCGGAACCGCACGACTTTCCTACGATGTAACCGATGGTGACACCATCTCAGCAAGACAGACCGTGGAGCTGACCATGGGCATCTGCACGCGGCTGATCCAAGACCTGCTGGGGCATCCCTGGAAGCCTATCGAATTACAGCTGCGCCATCCGGCAGGTGAAACACCCAAGGCCTACAGAAATTTTCTCGGTATCACTCCGCACTTTGGCAGTCCTGCCAATGCATGGGTCTTCGCTGAGTCATTGCTGGAGTCCCCCCTGAGTGCCATAGATGAAGGGTTCCATGAGCTGGCCAAGGGGCATATTGCCGAGCTGGCCCAGATTACCTTGCCGGAACTGCCCCCTTATGTGAAAAAGCTGCTGCACAGGCAACTTCCCAATAGCCAGGTCACCATCGAGCAAATCGCCGAGCAGATGAGGATCAGCCCTCGAAGCCTGCAACGGTATCTGCAATTGGAAGGCACCAGCTTTCAAAAGCTGCTGGACGAGACACGCCACGCGATGGCCACTCGCTACCTACGCGATTCATCCGTTAGCCTGACACAGCTTTCCGAACTACTGGGCTATGCAGATCTCAGCGCCTTCTCCCGGGCCTTCTCCCGCTGGAACGGCATGAGCCCGCAAAAATGGAAACAACGCCAGCGGCAAGCGCTCACCACTCCAGTTCTAGGTGTAACGGCGCTTGCTTTCGAGACCGGGCAACCGGTACTACCCGATACAGCCAGTCGCGCGCGGCAACCTTAACGCAGCTCGTCGCCAAATCATCCAGATGCCAGACTGCCCAAATGCACCGAAGCCTGTCATTTACTCCTTTGGTCCGGGCCATCAGCCTCATCGGCTTCGATGAGTTCGCCACCCGCCAAGGCCTCAACCCGGTTGAAATGCTTCGACGCGCATCGATACCGCAAGAGATATTGCGAGGGCATGAAGGAGTCCTCTCCTACCGCAGATTCTGCGGCCTGCTCGAGCTTTGCGCTCGGCACTCCGGCAATCCCTTGTTTGGCCTGCACTATGGGCTCCAGCAAGGAGTCGCTGTCTTTGGCGAACTGTTCTATCTGATACGCAACGCCAAAACGGTCGGTGATGCCCTGGCCGAGCTGCGGGCAAGTTACTCGCTGTACTTCAACGATGCCGATATAGGGCTCGATATCGAAGATGGCCGAGCC
The window above is part of the Pseudomonas alcaligenes genome. Proteins encoded here:
- a CDS encoding DUF1302 domain-containing protein, producing the protein MKRTIAKASGLAIACAAPLAMGFTFETDNVRGSFDSTIGWGMGVRAQSQGCDLVNAGATGGGAPAGCLDATVSGIGDQGNLNYDKGDLFTNYLKGMHELVLKFPEDLTFMARGSWKRDFAATHTTGTLGAETQGWQAAGSDIGSDGLTDDARDELKFKTRLLDLWVSKTFDVGDQRVRARLGNQVINWGESLFAVGGINATNAYDFQALSSPGVQLKEAVLPAPMLSVATGLGYGINVETYYQFGWNKSELPPVGSYWSTFNVIGEGMKEYGYDDKDARDSGQWGLSVRWQPEDSDVNYGFYVMRYHDKLPQVQYNQATWAPKWVYPEDRMLYGISANLPVGDWAVGTELSYRPKEAVPLNPLPGFFGAGPCAGQGGECWKDTKKFQWHLTGIYSFTNANSADFLEFTGASTATLMSELVLVKYPGLHDSYDGELISAGGNSWVEDWSKLPAKSHGDASSSGIHLDFSLTYDSILIPGWSVTPGIYYQQSLGNGRTPSMYSTYTRDASSMNLYLNLVRNPGNWQVSLNYAKFNDADTPYDQPLRDRDYVGLAISHSM
- a CDS encoding DUF1329 domain-containing protein, with translation MNEVIEYPEAGISTRCGVRHLLVAIAASTAICSVQAAEQDVALLGTKLTPLGGEVAASADGVIPAWTPPGQQDVGWSYGQVRGQHWKFKDDKSLYSIDANNVAQYASKLSPGQLELFKKVPGYRMDVYPTRRSCGVPDFVAENTKKNVGFATLDASGLALQDAYVPGVPFPLPTTGVEVMLNMKMRYRGVGIDIPKTIAGVSPRKGGGDWLRISNDLSFFTPWGAKGSALFSSVGRLENATYFSFLEPAALAGQAAVGTLTAGEQSATFYYFPGQRRVRRMPAYSYDAPQIGLDNQYTVDEANVFFGPLDRFDWKLIGKQELIVSYNAFGAYDTSAKVEEVAQEGSLAPESRRYELHRVWVVEANVRQGMRHQAPKRLFYIDEDSWNALMAVDYDKQGQVWKVREGFTIPVYETGACDMQALVQYNLADGRYLYDLTTIGASKDLHWQTESAGNPRHKRDFYTSDNLRSISER
- a CDS encoding TetR/AcrR family transcriptional regulator — protein: MARVGAALRRQDFVEATVKVIAEHGVANATTRRIAAAAGCPLASLHYVFHTKDDLFYAVYESLFSLPQQALEHVPAGTTPAETVAEVLRQSIAWFSENPDLARAQSELFFWTMRNNPELARKIYTMAIEVTEQAVERAVGSLLDKNFLNATSRLLIHLTDGLLIAWSAHEDSTRLKAETETACRALVLLLEHH
- a CDS encoding AraC family transcriptional regulator is translated as MASLVRGIALLGFDEFAISQGLEPQAMLAEIGLPSDAVDGLISGSEFAALLELCARRSCNPLFGLQLGLYQGPQALGSLLYVIRSTSTLGQILEALTRCFHFHNSGADLHLKRQSGTARLSYDVTDGDTISARQTVELTMGICTRLIQDLLGHPWKPIELQLRHPAGETPKAYRNFLGITPHFGSPANAWVFAESLLESPLSAIDEGFHELAKGHIAELAQITLPELPPYVKKLLHRQLPNSQVTIEQIAEQMRISPRSLQRYLQLEGTSFQKLLDETRHAMATRYLRDSSVSLTQLSELLGYADLSAFSRAFSRWNGMSPQKWKQRQRQALTTPVLGVTALAFETGQPVLPDTASRARQP